From a region of the Acinetobacter calcoaceticus genome:
- a CDS encoding ExbD/TolR family protein encodes MAFQLGEDHDSGINEMNLIPLIDIMLVLMIIFLVTATVANPSIPLTLPKTTAEIIDPPPKAITISINANGEVAWDTQVISLDELQKRFQEAGQGDVKPTVQLRADKESKYDTVAQVMSRASEAGLSDIAFVSEN; translated from the coding sequence ATGGCTTTTCAATTGGGTGAAGACCACGATAGTGGCATAAATGAGATGAACCTCATTCCGCTAATCGACATTATGTTGGTGTTAATGATCATCTTTTTGGTCACAGCAACAGTTGCCAACCCATCGATTCCATTAACGCTTCCTAAAACAACTGCTGAAATTATTGATCCACCACCAAAAGCTATTACGATTAGTATTAATGCAAATGGTGAAGTGGCTTGGGATACTCAAGTAATTAGCCTTGATGAGCTTCAAAAACGTTTTCAAGAAGCCGGTCAAGGTGATGTTAAACCAACAGTTCAACTTCGCGCTGATAAAGAGTCGAAGTACGATACTGTTGCACAGGTAATGTCTCGCGCCAGTGAAGCCGGACTGAGCGATATTGCCTTTGTAAGTGAAAACTAA